The proteins below are encoded in one region of Rhododendron vialii isolate Sample 1 chromosome 7a, ASM3025357v1:
- the LOC131332316 gene encoding putative disease resistance protein At3g14460 isoform X1 codes for MAGEALLGAAVGVLLDRLTSKELINFFQCRKHNERLLKKLKLKLLGLNKVLNDAEDKQITDRAVKEWLDELKDAIYHAEDLVDEIATEALRCKVKAEYQSGSNQVQSLISSFTKLFDDEIESKLESMIEKLEDFTKEKDILGLKEVAGQNWFHKLPTTSLVDESCVYGREDDKEKIMKLLLSDGESSNRIDVIPVVGMGGVGKTTLAQLLYNDGRVKANFDKKAWVCVADIFDVLSITRTIVEAVTGPTSNAKDLNLLQVKLKESLGGKKFLIVLDDVWNDNYEHWDTLITPFSFGARGSKIIVTTRNESVASIMQTVPIHGLKELPEEDNWMLFSKHAFQKGNCNAHPNLQKIGKKIVKKCKGLPLAAKTLGGLLRSQQDVKDWNNILESAIWELSEQKSNILPALRLSYHYLPSHLKRCFAYCSIFIKNYEFDIKELVSNWIAEGLVEKPKNNKTVEEEGYERFHELLSRSFFQRSNANDFVFVMHDLVHDLAQSVVGGFCYRLDHGKPCGASENVRHFSYVRGRFDGVDKFKVIKNAKCLRTFLQVDRRTYDKQWLSKKALDEIISGLPRLRLLSLPRYQIEELPYSIGKLIHLRFLDLSYNRITQLPESVCTLYNLETLLLSNCHLLTTLPVELVKLISLRHLDLSGTNLKEMPMHISRLKDLQQLTVFLVGKCSGSGINELKELHSLCGAITIAGLENVTSGSNALEAKLKEKKHLEKLALEWGSTAEDSQKERDVLEKLEPHTHLKHLHIKNYRGTKFPTWLGDQSFCKMESLRLENCEFCFSLPPLGHLPSLKELTIARMPYIRNVGHEFYGESGSLSKPFESLETLRFEEMPEWVQWLQLDAGEFSRLQKLEVIKCPNLIGDFPKVPSLVKLTIEKCPRLVASLVRATCIREVVLEECEGVQFETQGVSSVENLKISSFASLEEFASELLPLTNLKELIVEKCPRLLSFLEEMMCLNNLKELSVRWCPKLELPLSVAMSHCYTSLEKLTLFGCESLKSLPLDLFPKLQNLSVEDCTNFETLVIPEGIELQNLTSIQRLNFVGCSNMVIFHCGGLPAPNLSYLSFCDCKKLKALPGQMNTLFPSLDMFLLACCPEIESFPKGGLPSKLRTLYIVNCKKLVGGWRDWGLQRLPSLTRFAAGGESEDVLESFPEEGLLPSTVTTFWIICMPNLKSLNDKGLQPLGSLKYMDIWDCPHLQSLPEEGLPSSLFELQIRECPLLKPRCHMEGEDWHKIAHIPLINIDGEAVFDQVYLGPVDPTVVTKFYDF; via the coding sequence atGGCTGGAGAAGCACTTCTTGGAGCTGCAGTTGGAGTGCTGCTCGACCGTTTGACTTCCAAGGAGCTCATCAACTTCTTCCAGTGTCGAAAGCATAACGAAAGGCTCCTCAAGAAGCTGAAGTTGAAATTGCTTGGACTTAATAAGGTGCTCAATGATGCAGAGGACAAGCAGATCACTGATCGAGCTGTGAAAGAATGGCTTGATGAGCTTAAAGATGCCATTTACCACGCCGAAGACTTAGTGGATGAGATTGCTACTGAGGCTTTGCGGTGCAAGGTGAAAGCCGAGTACCAAAGCGGCTCAAACCAGGTACAGTCTTTGATCTCATCTTTCACTAAACTATTTGACGATGAGATAGAGTCCAAATTAGAGAGCATGATTGAGAAATTGGAAGATTTTACGAAAGAAAAAGATATACTTGGTTTGAAAGAAGTTGCTGGACAGAACTGGTTTCACAAGTTGCCAACAACTTCTTTGGTGGATGAGTCCTGTGTTTATGGAAGGGAGGATGACAAGGAGAAGATAATGAAATTGTTGCTCTCTGATGGAGAAAGTAGCAATAGGATTGATGTGATTCCGGTTGTCGGGATGGGTGGGGTGGGCAAGACCACCCTTGCTCAACTTTTGTACAATGATGGTAGAGTGAAGGCGAATTTTGATAAGAAAGCATGGGTTTGTGTCGCTGACATATTTGATGTTTTAAGTATCACAAGAACAATTGTAGAGGCAGTCACGGGGCCGACTTCTAATGCAAAAGACCTAAACTTGCTTCAGGTCAAGCTGAAAGAATCATTGGGTGGGAAGAAGTTTCTTATTGTCTTGGATGATGTTTGGAATGATAACTATGAACATTGGGACACTTTGATTACTCCTTTTAGTTTTGGAGCACGCGGGAGTAAGATTATTGTTACAACACGCAATGAGAGTGTTGCATCTATCATGCAAACAGTTCCTATTCATGGTTTGAAGGAATTACCAGAGGAAGATAATTGGATGTTGTTTTCCAAACATGCTTTTCAGAAGGGCAATTGCAATGCACATCCCAACCTTCAAAAGATTGGCAAGAAGATTGTGAAAAAGTGTAAAGGTTTGCCTTTAGCCGCAAAAACACTAGGTGGTCTTTTGCGCTCCCAACAAGATGTTAAGGATTGGAATAATATACTTGAAAGTGCGATATGGGAGTTATCAGAGCAGAAGAGCAACATCCTTCCAGCCTTAAGATTGAGCTATCATTATCTCCCTTCCCATTTAAAAAGATGTTTCGCTTATTGTTCCATATTTATCAAGAATTATGAATTCGACATTAAGGAATTAGTCTCAAATTGGATAGCAGAAGGTTTGGTGGAGAAGCCCAAAAATAATAAGACAGTGGAAGAGGAAGGTTATGAGCGCTTCCACGAATTGCTTTCAAGGTCATTTTTTCAGAGGTCAAATGCTAATGATTTTGTTTTCGTCATGCATGATCTTGTTCATGATCTAGCTCAATCTGTGGTTGGAGGTTTCTGTTATAGGTTAGATCATGGCAAGCCATGTGGTGCCTCTGAGAATGTACGCCATTTCTCGTATGTTCGAGGTAGATTTGATGGTGTTGATAAGTTCAAGGTAATTAAGAATGCTAAGTGTTTGAGGACTTTCCTTCAAGTAGACCGTAGAACCTATGACAAACAATGGTTGAGCAAAAAGGCGTTGGATGAGATTATTTCAGGACTGCCACGTTTACGGCTTCTATCTTTGCCGAGATATCAGATTGAGGAATTGCCTTATTCAATTGGCAAACTAATACATCTTCGCTTTTTAGACCTCTCCTATAATCGAATCACACAGTTACCTGAATCAGTTTGTACCCTATACAATTTAGAAACATTGTTGTTATCTAATTGTCATCTTCTTACAACCTTACCAGTAGAGCTTGTAAAACTAATTTCATTGCGTCATCTTGATTTAAGTGGAACCAACTTAAAAGAGATGCCAATGCATATAAGTAGGTTGAAAGATCTCCAACAATTAACTGTTTTTTTAGTGGGAAAATGCAGTGGGTCCGGTATCAATGAGTTGAAAGAGCTTCATAGTCTTTGTGGAGCAATCACCATCGCAGGTTTAGAAAATGTAACAAGTGGCAGCAATGCATTGGAGGCAAAGTTGAAGGAGAAAAAGCACCTTGAAAAGTTAGCGTTAGAATGGGGTAGCACTGCAGAGGATTCACAGAAGGAAAGAGATGTTCTTGAAAAGCTAGAGCCTCATACACACTTGAAACACCTCCATATAAAAAACTATAGAGGCACAAAATTTCCTACTTGGTTAGGAGATCAATCATTCTGCAAGATGGAGTCGTTACGTTTAGAGAATTGTGAGTTTTGCTTTTCCTTGCCACCACTTGGTCACCTGCCCTCTTTGAAGGAGCTTACAATTGCAAGGATGCCTTACATAAGGAACGTTGGGCATGAATTTTATGGAGAGAGTGGTTCTTTAAGCAAACCGTTTGAATCTCTAGAGACTCTACGTTTTGAAGAAATGCCGGAGTGGGTGCAATGGCTTCAGTTAGATGCCGGAGAGTTCTCTCGGCTTCAAAAGCTTGAGGTAATCAAGTGTCCCAATCTGATTGGAGACTTTCCAAAGGTGCCTTCTTTGGTGAAACTTACTATAGAGAAATGCCCAAGGCTTGTGGCTTCACTTGTAAGGGCTACTTGTATACGTGAGGTAGTGTTGGAGGAATGCGAAGGGGTACAGTTCGAGACGCAAGGTGTATCTTCTGTTGAAAATCTAAAGATTTCAAGCTTTGCAAGTCTGGAGGAATTTGCAAGCGAGCTGTTACCACTAACAAATCTGAAGGAGCTGATTGTAGAGAAATGTCCAAGGCTTTTGTCATTTCTGGAGGAAATGATGTGCCTCAACAACTTGAAAGAACTTAGTGTTCGGTGGTGTCCGAAACTAGAGCTCCCGCTATCTGTGGCGATGAGTCATTGCTACACATCTCTTGAAAAATTGACCTTGTTTGGCTGTGAGAGTCTCAAATCCCTCCCGCTAGATTTATTCCCGAAGCTTCAAAATCTATCAGTTGAGGATTGCACAAATTTTGAGACCCTGGTGATTCCAGAGGGGATTGAGCTTCAAAATCTAACATCAATTCAGCGCCTAAATTTTGTCGGCTGTAGCAATATGGTAATTTTTCATTGCGGAGGATTACCTGCTCCAAATCTGTCTTATTTATCTTTCTGTGATTGCAAGAAACTGAAGGCTCTTCCAGGACAAATGAACACCCTCTTCCCATCTCTTGACATGTTCTTATTAGCATGTTGTCCAGAAATTGAGTCTTTTCCGAAAGGGGGTCTGCCCTCCAAATTACGTACTCTTTACATTGTGAATTGCAAGAAACTTGTTGGTGGCTGGAGAGATTGGGGTTTGCAAAGACTCCCCTCTCTTACACGCTTTGCAGCGGGAGGTGAATCTGAAGATGTGTTGGAGTCGTTTCCAGAGGAGGGGCTGCTGCCCTCCACTGTTACAACGTTCTGGATCATATGTATGCCAAATCTCAAATCACTGAATGACAAGGGCCTTCAACCTCTTGGTTCTCTCAAATACATGGATATTTGGGATTGCCCTCATCTCCAATCCTTGCCAGAAGAGGGGCTTCCCTCTTCCCTCTTTGAGCTGCAAATTAGGGAATGTCCATTGCTGAAACCTCGTTGCCACATGGAAGGAGAAGACTGGCATAAGATTGCTCACATCCCTCTTATAAATATCGATGGTGAAGCTGTCTTCGACCAAGTCTATCTCGGTCCAGTAGACCCTACTGTGGTTACTAAGTTCTACGATTTTTAG
- the LOC131333509 gene encoding ankyrin repeat-containing protein BDA1-like — protein MRTQLLTLFDQEQQKSAHRRNLHEAAMKGSLPSLPQTLDQTPLVLTSSPPPSPPSSTDTPLHVAALLGHLDFAKSLLNQNPDLAGKPNSDGLTPLHLASAKGYAEIVKELVSVNPDVGFVLDRDGRSPFHLACIKGRVGVLTELLRVNPELARAVTGGGGESCLHLCVKYNRLEALKVVVEGFGKDEFVNWKDGDGNTVLHLAVAKKQLEIIKFLLVTTAIEVGRRNAHGLTALDVLSQSPRDLRDMEIKQCLQGGGVSTRFNSNGEITEVFSIRKKKELQNGISIKEQPKKHKHTDWLGRKRSSLMVVASLIATVAFQAAISPPGGVWQNDSTTDSNGESGEKTSHEAGQSVMAYNIPVAYGQFMIFDTIAFLASLSIILLQVSGLPIKRRRWMWVQMVTMWIAITAQTITYFITFIHMTPKNNQKTLYEVTKISVLAWLLLIAIVFIGNFIRVITWLLRKYGYIKEEEDPNNGEDDENDDL, from the exons atgagaacgCAATTACTCACCTTGTTCGATcaagaacaacaaaaatcaGCACACAGAAGAAACCTTCACGAAGCAGCAATGAAAGGTTCACTACCCTCTCTCCCCCAAACCCTCGACCAAACCCCCCTCGTCCTCACCTCCTCCCCGCCGCCTTCGCCGCCCTCCTCCACCGACACGCCCCTCCACGTCGCCGCGCTCCTGGGCCACCTCGACTTCGCCAAATCCCTGCTAAACCAGAACCCCGACCTCGCCGGAAAACCGAATTCCGACGGCTTGACGCCGCTTCACCTGGCGTCGGCCAAAGGGTACGCGGAGATAGTCAAAGAGCTTGTCTCGGTGAATCCCGACGTGGGTTTCGTGTTGGATCGCGACGGGAGGTCTCCCTTTCATCTTGCTTGCATCAAAGGGCGAGTTGGGGTTCTGACCGAGTTGCTCCGAGTTAACCCGGAGTTGGCTCGGGCGGTGACcggcggaggaggagagagTTGTTTGCATCTTTGTGTGAAGTATAACCGGTTGGAGGCTTTGAAGGTGGTGGTTGAGGGTTTTGGGAAAGATGAGTTTGTGAATTGGAAGGATGGGGATGGCAACACTGTTCTGCATCTTGCTGTGGCCAAGAAACAGCTTGAG ATCATAAAATTCTTGCTTGTTACAACTGCAATTGAAGTAGGCAGAAGAAATGCACATGGTTTGACAGCATTGGATGTCTTATCACAAAGTCCAAGAGATTTAAGGGACATGGAAATCAAGCAGTGCCTTCAGGGAGGTGGAGTTTCTACAAGATTTAACAGCAATGGCGAAATAACAGAAGTTTTTTCGATTAGAAAGAAGAAAGAGTTGCAGAATGGCATTAGTATAAAAGAGCAGCCCAAGAAGCACAAACACACAGATTGGCTGGGAAGGAAGCGAAGCTCGTTGATGGTGGTGGCGTCACTCATCGCTACAGTTGCATTTCAAGCAGCAATATCACCCCCAGGTGGCGTTTGGCAAAACGACAGCACTACAGATTCAAATGGCGAGTCTGGAGAGAAAACCTCACACGAAGCGGGTCAGTCGGTTATGGCCTACAACATTCCAGTGGCATACGGGCAGTTCATGATCTTCGACACCATTGCATTCCTCGCGTCGCTGAGCATAATTCTGCTACAAGTAAGCGGATTACCTATAAAGCGACGGAGATGGATGTGGGTTCAAATGGTTACCATGTGGATTGCAATCACCGCGCAAACTATCACGTACTTCATTACGTTCATTCACATGACTCCCAAAAACAATCAGAAAACCCTTTACGAAGTGACGAAGATTTCCGTGCTGGCTTGGCTGTTGTTGATAGCTATTGTCTTCATTGGTAACTTCATTCGGGTGATCACATGGCTTCTCAGAAAGTATGGATACATCAAAGAGGAAGAGGATCCAAATAACGGAGAAGATGACGAGAACGATGATCTTTGA
- the LOC131332316 gene encoding uncharacterized protein LOC131332316 isoform X2: MSKPFSLSIRFAFVLSLSVASSYTSHSYSHCPSSFSLSSCFSASASSPKPTTPKATPSDLLSLLGTPQQASSIDPTVAKELKSCLKFLVPFSPTQHGLESTTTTSLRRGLSSKSIGNRSCGEVNELLWWPPEPVMELARLGVDSGGDPGAIHRALDPTMIPVPDVEESKENRCELTRTPYGRRFINEELNAYLIFLFEVVAARGPSIGLNVSLTRFDLFHGHMFLATNSGRLGILFHAKEYPMYDKEAFPYNTGYCQIGSNVIYDDSMNLRNILWLAPMPSNSTKAWSTAGVLVVLDARPGGIIYRDLIPEYVNYARTMYEEDLGEVVADVNYLNIGGAAPDYQIFIC, from the exons atgagcaaaccgttctctctctcaatccGATTCGCCTtcgttctctccctctctgtcgCATCCTCCTACACATCTCACTCCTACTCACACTGCCcatcttccttctctctctcctcttgctTCTCCGCCTCCGCCTCCTCACCCAAACCCACCACTCCCAAAGCCACACCCTCCgatttactctctctcctcgGCACTCCCCAGCAGGCCTCCTCAATCGACCCGACCGTAGCAAAAGAGCTCAAATCCTGCCTCAAGTTCCTCGTCCCTTTCTCTCCGACTCAACACGGTCTCGAGTCGACAACGACGACTTCCCTCCGACGCGGGCTGAGTTCAAAATCGATCGGGAATCGGAGCTGTGGCGAAGTGAACGAGCTCCTGTGGTGGCCCCCGGAACCGGTGATGGAGCTCGCTCGCCTCGGCGTCGACTCCGGTGGCGACCCTGGCGCCATTCATCGTGCCCTAGACCCAACCATGATTCCT GTACCTGATGTAGAAGAATCAAAGGAAAATCGATGTGAGCTTACTAGAACCCCATATGGTCGACGCTTTATAAATGAG GAGTTGAATGCCTACCTAATTTTTCTATTCGAAGTTGTGGCTGCTCGGGGTCCTAGCATTGGCTTGAATGTATCATTAACTCGCTTTGACCTCTTTCATGGCCACATGTTTCTTGCTACGAACTCTGGGAGACTTGGTATATT GTTCCATGCGAAAGAGTACCCGATGTATGATAAGGAAGCTTTCCCTTACAATACAGGGTACTGCCAAATAG GATctaatgttatatatgatgaTTCAATGAATTTGCGAAACATTCTCTGGCTTGCTCCAATGCCGAGCAATTCCACCAAAGCTTGGTCGACAGCTG GAGTTCTGGTGGTATTGGATGCACGTCCGGGGGGCATCATATACAGAGATCTCATACCTGAATATGTAAATTATGCAAGGACTATGTATGAAG AGGATCTTGGGGAAGTTGTAGCTGATGTCAACTACCTAAATATAGGAGGTGCAGCGCCTGACTACCAGATTTTCATCTGTTAA